The DNA segment TTCCCTTCGCGCCGCGGCGAGCTTGACCAATGTGTCGACACCGCCCGCGACGCTCCGGCCCCGAGGCCGGACGACGGCCTGCTCGACAAGCACCTCGGTCACCGGGTCCACCTTGTCGGCGAACAGGTTCCTCGCGAGGCGGCGCTTCGCCTCGACCGGCGAGGACATGTCGGACAGCGCCTGCTCCAGACCTGGCTCGCCTTCGACGATACGTGCGACCCTGAACAGCTCGTCCTCGACAGCGTCCAATTTGCCGGACTTCTCCGCGCTGATCAGCAGTGCGGAGATGCCAATGGACTCCAGGCCGTCGACGAGCTCACGCGGGTTGGACCAGCGGTTGCCCACTACGGCATCGAGCGCATTGAGGGCGGGTTCGGAGACCTTGCCTTCCAGCAGGGTCCTGACCAGCCGCTTGCGGGCCTCGGGGTCCGACGAACCGTCAGCGACGGCCCGGCGCAACCCGACCTCCTTGGTGAGCAGGTCGACCACGGAGAGCAGCTCTTCCCCGACGGCCGACGGGTCTGTTCCCGCGTCGCCGAGTACCTCGTCGAGACGGGTCTCGGCGAGGCTCAGAGCCTCCCGGCTCGCAGCATGCAGCGTCATGTGCGCCTATCTCCTAGTTCCTGGCCCCGGCAGCGCCGTTGCCACTGGCCTCCAGCTCGGCGAGGAACCTGTCGACGGTGCCGCGACGGCGGGCCTCGTCCTCCAGCGACTCACCGACGATGCGGCTGGCGAGCTCGATGGAGTTGCGCCCGAGTTCGGCCCGCAGTTCGGCGACGATCTGCGCACGCTGGGCTTGAAGCTGGGCCTCGCCCTGCGCGACGATGCGCCGCGATTCCTCCTGCGCCTCCGCCCGCAGCTCTTCCTTGATCTGCTCGGCTTCGAGCCGGGCGTCGTCGCGGATCTTCGCTGCCTCGGTCCTTGCCTCGGCGAGCTGCGCCTTGTACTGGTCCAACGCCTGTTCGGCCTCGGCCTGAGCCTTT comes from the Prauserella marina genome and includes:
- a CDS encoding F0F1 ATP synthase subunit B: MILAAEEYNPVLPHVAEIIIGLIAFLLLFWVLRKLVVPRFEKLYEERAAKIEGGIEKAEKAQAEAEQALDQYKAQLAEARTEAAKIRDDARLEAEQIKEELRAEAQEESRRIVAQGEAQLQAQRAQIVAELRAELGRNSIELASRIVGESLEDEARRRGTVDRFLAELEASGNGAAGARN
- a CDS encoding F0F1 ATP synthase subunit delta, with amino-acid sequence MTLHAASREALSLAETRLDEVLGDAGTDPSAVGEELLSVVDLLTKEVGLRRAVADGSSDPEARKRLVRTLLEGKVSEPALNALDAVVGNRWSNPRELVDGLESIGISALLISAEKSGKLDAVEDELFRVARIVEGEPGLEQALSDMSSPVEAKRRLARNLFADKVDPVTEVLVEQAVVRPRGRSVAGGVDTLVKLAAARRERSVAYVRSASELTTEQRDKLAADLGRIYGRAIALHVQLDNRIGAGLVVRVGDEVIDGSAAGRLDALRRQLAG